The genomic DNA CCGCGTCACCCGCCCCGAGGCGCTGATCCCGGCCGCGCTCCAGGCGATGCGGGTGCTCACCGACCCGGTCGAGACGGGCGCGGTCACGCTCGCGCTGCCGCAGGACGTGCAGGCGGAGGCGTACGACTGGCCGGAGGAGTTCTTCGCCGAGCGGACCTGGACCGTGCGCCGTCCGGGCGCCGACCCGACCGAACTCGCGGAGGCCGTGCGGGCGATCCGGGTGGCCCGGCGCCCCCTCCTGGTGGCCGGCGGCGGCGTCCACCACAGCCGGGCCGAGGAGGCGCTCGCGGAGTTCGCCGAGGCCACCCGCATTCCGGTCGCCTCGACGCAGGCCGGCAAGGGTTCACTGCGCTGGGATCACCCGCAGGACGTCGGCGGCGTCGGCCACACCGGCACCGCGACCGCCGATGAGCTGGCCCGCACGGCGGACCTGGTGATCGGCGTGGGCACCCGGTACACCGACTTCACCACCGCCTCGCACACCCTCTTCACCGGCGACGGCGTCCGCTTCCTCAACCTGAACATCGCGCCCTTCGACGGCCACAAGCTCTCCGGCCTGCCGCTGATCGCGGACGCCCGCAGCGGCCTCCAGGAGCTGACCGAGGCGCTGCTGATGCACGAGCACCGCGTCCCGCCCGCGTACGTGAGCGAGTACACGGAGGACAAGGAGCGCTGGGAGTACCGGGTCGACGCGGCGTTCGAGGCCGAGGATCCGGACATCCGGCCCACCCAGCCGCAGGTCCTCGGTGCCCTCGACGAACTGGTGGACGAGTCCGACATCGTGCTCAACGCGGCCGGCTCGCTCCCCGGTGACCTGCACAAACTGTGGCGGACGCGCTCCCGCGACCAGTACCACCTGGAGTACGGCTACTCCTGCATGGGCTACGAGATCCCGGCCGCGATCGGCGTACGGCTGGCCGCCCCCGACCGCCCGGTGTGGGCGCTGGTCGGCGACGGCACGTACCTGATGATGCCGACGGAGATCGTCACGGCCGTGCAGGAGGGCATCGCGATCAAGGTCCTGCTGATCCAGAACCACGGGTACGCGTCCATCGGCGGTCTGTCGGAGTCGGTGGGCGGCGAGCGGTTCGGCACCGCGTACCGCTACCGGTCCGAGGACGGCCAGTACACGGGGGCTCCGCTGCCCGTCGACCTCGCCGCCAACGCGGCCAGCCTGGGCATGCGGGTCCTGCGCGCGAAGACGGTCCGTGACCTGCGGGCAGCGCTCGCGGAAGCCCGCGCCGCCGACACTCCCACATGTGTCTACGTGGAGACCAAAACGGCAGACACAGTGTCGGGCGCGCCTCCGGCACAGGCCTGGTGGGATGTACCTGTGGCCGAGACCGCGACCCGTTCGTCGGCGGTCAAGGCACGTGAGCTGTACGAACGGCACGTCTCGACCCGACGCCGCCATCTGTGAAGGAGTACTCGGTCATGACGAAGATCGTCAACCACTGGATCGGCGGCAAGACCGTCGAAGGCGCGTCGGGCACGTACGGGCCGGTCACCGACCCGGCGACCGGCGCGGTCACCACGAAGGTCGCCTTCGCGACGGTCGACGAGGTGGACGCCGCGGTCGCCGCCGCGAAGGACGCCTACGCGACCTGGGGCCAGTCCTCGCTGGCCAAGCGGAGCACGATCCTCTTCAAGTTCCGGGCGCTGCTCGACGCCAACCGGGACGCGATCGCCGAGCTGATCACCGCAGAGCACGGCAAGGTGCACTCCGACGCGCTCGGCGAGGTCGCGCGCGGGCTGGAGATCGTCGACCTGGCGTGCGGCATCACCGTGCAGCTGAAGGGCGAGCTGTCGACCGAGGTCGCCAGCCGGGTGGACGTCTCGTCGATCCGGCAGCCGCTGGGTGTCGTCGCGGGCATCACGCCGTTCAACTTCCCGGCCATGGTGCCGATGTGGATGTTCCCGCTCGCCATCGCGTGCGGCAACACGTTCGTGCTGAAGCCGTCCGAGAAGGACCCGTCGGCGGCCCTGAAGCTGGCCGAGCTGCTGGCCGAGGCCGGTCTGCCGGACGGCGTCTTCAACGTCGTACACGGGGACAAGGTCGCGGTCGACCGCCTCCTGGAGCACCCGGACGTCAAGGCGGTGTCCTTCGTCGGCTCGACGCCGATCGCCCGCTACATCCACACGACCGCCTCCGCGAAGGGCAAGCGTGTCCAGGCGCTCGGCGGCGCCAAGAACCACATGCTGGTCCTCCCGGACGCGGACCTGGACGCGGCCGCCGACGCCGCCGTCTCGGCCGCGTACGGCTCGGCCGGCGAGCGCTGCATGGCGATCTCCGCGGTCGTCGCGGTGGGCGCCATCGGGGACGAGCTGGTGGAGAAGATCCGCGAGCGCGCCGAGAAGATCAAGATCGGTCCGGGCAACGACCCGGCCTCCGAGATGGGTCCGCTGATCACCAAGGCGCACCGCGACAAGGTGGCCTCGTATGTGGCGGGCGCGGCGGCGCAGGGCTCCGAGGTCGTCCTCGACGGCACGGGCCACACGGTCGACGGCTTCGAGGACGGCCACTGGATCGGCCTCTCGCTGCTCGATAAGGTGCCGACGTCCGCGGACGCGTACCGGGACGAGATCTTCGGCCCGGTGCTGTGCGTGCTGCGCGTGGACTCGTACGAGGAGGGCCTCGCCCTCATCAACGACTCGCCGTTCGGCAACGGCACCGCGATCTTCACCCGGGACGGCGGCGCCGCCCGCCGCTTCCAGCTGGAGGTCGAGGCGGGCATGGTCGGTGTGAACGTGCCGATTCCGGTGCCGGTGGGCTACCACTCCTTCGGGGGCTGGAAGGACTCGCTCTTCGGCGACCACCACATCTACGGCAACGACGGCACGCACTTCTACACCCGCGGCAAGGTCGTCACCACCCGCTGGCCGGACCCGTCCGAGGCCCCGGCGGGCGTCGACCTGGGCTTCCCGCGCAACCACTGAGCACCCCCGTAGGGTCTCCGAGGCCGTCCGCATCGCGGACGGCCTCATTTTTTTCGGGGTGCGCGCTGCGGTTCCCGCACGGGCGGAAGAGAGCGCACGGACTGACCATCCGCGACGCAAATCACATGTGGATCATCTTTCAGCTACGGATTCCGTAGATGAACACCTATTGACGCGACGGTTTTCGTCAAGGTTCCATCAGCGCCGGGAGCGGACGAAGTGACGTACGACGCGAGCCGCCGGAGGCGATAGCGCTCCCGCCCGAAACACCTGACGCACGAGTCGATCGGAACCGCTTCATGACCGACACGCTCCGCCCCGCAGAGACTCCCGTACTGGACGCCGGCCCCCTGACGTCCGACGGCCCTCAGAAGCTCAAGCGCTCCATCGGCATCGTCGGCGGCACCCTGCTCACGCTCTCGTGCGTGACGCCCGCCTCCACGCTCTTCGTGGTCGTACCGGACCTCTTCGGTTCACTCGGCACCGCGACCGCCCTCACCATCGCGATCGGCTCGCTGCTCTGTATCGCCGTGGCGTTCTGCTACTCCGAGCTGGGCACCCTCATCCCCAGCGCGGGCGGCGAGTACGCCATGGTCTCCACGATGGCCGGGCGGCTCGCGGGCTGGCTGGTCTTCGTGCTCTCCCTGCTCGTTGTCATGATCGTGCCGCCGGTGATCGCCATGGGAACGGCGGACTACCTGGCGCCGATCGTCCACCTGGACCCGGCCGTCGCCGGCGCCGGCGTGATGCTCCTCGCCACCCTCGCCGGCCTGCTGGACCTGCGCGCCAACGCCTGGATCACCGGAGTCTTCCTGGTCCTCGAAGTCATTGCGGCGGCCGTCGTGGCGGTGCTGGGCTTCGCCCACAGCGAGCGCGGAGCCGGCAGTCTGGTCTCGATGCAGGTGGCCGGCTCCGGGGGCCACACGGACACCGTGACGGGCATGCTGGTCGTCTCGGGGCTCGCGATCGCCCTCTTCGTCACCCAGGGCTTCTCGACCGCCGTCTACCTCTCCGAGGAACTGGAGAACCCGCGCCGCAACGTCGCCCGTACGGTCCTCGCTACCCTCGCCATCTCGACCGTGATCATCCTGGTGCCGGTCGTCGCGATCACCATGGGCGCCTCGGATCTCTCCACGCTCACCGGCGGCGACATCAGCTCCATGGTCACCGCCTGGTCCAACTCCGCCGTCGGCACCTTCGTCAGCCTCTGCGTGGCCCTCGCGATCATCAACGCGGGCATCGTCATGGTCATCCAGAACTCCCGCGTCCTGTTCGCCTCGGCCCGCGACAAGGCCTGGCCCGAGCCGGTCAACCACGGCCTCGCCAAGCTCGGCCGCTTCGGCTCGCCCTGGGTCGCGACCCTCGCCGTCGGCGTCCCCGGCGCGCTCCTGTGCTTCGTCAACCTGGACACCCTGTACGGCGTGACCGGCGTCTCCGTCACCGGCATGTACCTGCTCGTCGCGGTCGCCGCCCTGCTCGCCCGGCGCGGCTCCCACGCCCACACGCCGGCCTGGCGGATGCCCCTGTGGCCCGCGATGCCGGTCCTGCTCATCGTGGTCCTCGCCTACATCCTCAGTCAGCAGGAGACCGGTTACCTCCTGTGGACCGGCGGCATCACGGCCGTGGCCACCTTGTACTGGGCCTTCTACCTGCGCCCGCGCCGCGACACCCGCTGGCTGGTGTCGATCCCGGAGGACACACAGGAGTAGGCCCCGCGGAGCCCGGCCCTGCCCAGGGCGGCACGGGCGACGTCGTTCGGGCGGTCCTCTCCCCGTGTACCACGCTTGCGGTACGCGGGGAGGGGACCGTACGCCTGGGGGAGGGGCACCACTTCCGCCCGGTGGCTGCATCGCTTGTCGGTGGCGGCCCGTACGGTTGACGCATGGATCTTCGACTGCCCGCATTCCGCAGGCCGCGCCGACTGGTGGCCGCGGTGGCCGCCGTCGTCGTGCTGGCCGGTGCCGGTACGTGGACGGCCGTCGCCTCGGACGAGGCGCCACCCGTGCACCGCACCGACAGAGCCATGGCGATGGGCGACGGGGTGAAGATCAACACGTCGTACTTCACCGCGGGCTCCGGCCGCCGCCCCGCCGTCCTCCTCGCGCACGGCTTCGGCGGCAGCAAGGCCGATGTGCGGGACCAGGCGCAGAAGCTCGCCCGCGACGGATACGCGGTGCTGACCTGGTCGGCGCGAGGCTTCGGCGGCTCCACGGGCAAGATCGGGCTGAACGACCCCAAGGCCGAGGTCGCCGATGTGTCGAAGCTCATCGACTGGCTGGCCCGGCGGCCCGAGGTCCAGCTCGACAAGAGCGGTGACCCGCGCGTCGGCGCAGCAGGCGACTCGTACGGCGGCGCGGTCTCGCTGCTGGCCGCGGGGTACGACGACCGGGTGGACGCCATCGCCCCGGCGATCACGTACTGGAACATGGCGGACGCTCTGTTCCCGAACGGCGTGTTCAAGAAGCTGTGGGCCGGCCTCTTCATCAACTCCGGCGGCGGCTGCGACAAGTTCGAGGCGCAGCTCTGCGCGATGTACAACCGGGTCGCCGAGTCCGGGAAGCCGGACGCGCAGGCGCGCGCACTGCTCGACGTCCGCTCGCCGTCCGCCGTCGGCAAGCGCATCAAGGTGCCCACCCTGCTCGTGCAGGGCCAGTCCGACTCCCTCTTCTCCCTCGGCCAGGCGGACGCCGCGGCCAGGGCGATCCGCGCCAACGGCGCGCCCGTGGACGTCGACTGGATCGCCGGGGGCCACGACGGCGGCAACATGGAGACGAACCGTGTCCAGGCCCGCGTCGGGGCATGGTTCGACCGCTATCTGAAGGACGAGAAGGGCGTCGACACCGGCCCGGCCTTCCGGGTCACGCGCACCGGCGGCGTCAACTCGACCGACGGAACGGCCCAGCTGCGGGGCGCGAGCGGGGAGACGTACCCCGGCCTTCGGAGCGGGCGGCGGACGATCGCGCTGAGCGGCCGCGAGCAGAACTTCGCCAACCCGGCGGGGGCGAACCCGCCCGCGCTCTCCGCCCTCCCCGGCCTGGGCGGCTCCGGAGGCCTCTCCCAGCTGTCGTCCCTCGGCATCGGAGCGTCACTCGACTTCCCCGGGCAGTTCGCGCGGTTCGACTCGGCACCCGTCACCCGCGACCTGCGGATCAGCGGATCGCCGACCGCGACGGTGCACGTGAAGTCGACCAGCGAGGACACCGTCCTGTTCGGAAAGGTGTACGACGTCGGCCCGGGCGGCACCCAGAAGGTGCTGCCGTCGCAACTGGTCACCCCGATCCGGGTCGAGGGCGCCAAGGAGGGCAAGGACGTCACCCTGAGCCTGCCCGCCATCGACCACGAGGTGCGGAGCGGGCACCGGCTGCGCCTCGTCCTGGCCTCCACGGACCTCGGCTACGCGTCACCGACGGCACCGGCGACGTACACGGTGTCCCTGAAGGGCGACCTGTTGGTGCCGACCGCGCCCGGCGTGACGACCGCGGCCGCGCCGCTGCCCGCCTGGGTGTGGTGGCTGCCCCTGGCCGGAGTGGTCGTGGCGCTGGCCCTGCTGCTGTCGGGCCGTCGTCGTACGGCGACCCCGGCACCCGATCCCGCACTCGCCGAAGTCCCCTTGGAGATCACGGACCTGAGCAAGCGGTACGCGAAGTCCGCGGACCGGTATGCGGTACGGGACCTGTCGTTCCGGGTGGAGAAGGGCCAGGTGCTGGGCCTGCTCGGACCGAACGGCGCGGGCAAGACCACCACCCTCCGCATGCTCATGGGCCTGATCAAGCCGGACGCCGGCGAGATCCACGTCTTCGGGCACGCGATCCGGCCGGGCGCGCCGGTGCTGTCCCGGGTGGGCTCCTTCGTCGAGGGTGCGGGTTTCCTGCCGCATCTGTCGGGCCGCGAGAACCTGGAGCTGTACTGGCAGGCGACCGGCCGCCCGTCCGAGGACGCCCACCTGGACGAGGCGTTGCAGATCGCGGGCCTGGGCGACGCGCTGGCCCGCGCGGTGCGCACGTACTCCCAGGGCATGCGCCAGCGTCTCGCCATCGCCCAGGCCATGCTGGGCCTGCCGGACCTGCTCATCCTCGACGAACCGACCAACGGCCTCGACCCGCCGCAGATCCGCGAGATGCGCGAGGTGATGATCCGGTACGCGGCGGCCGGCCGCACGGTGATCGTCTCCAGCCACCTGCTGGCGGAGGTCGAGCAGTCCTGCACGCATCTGGTGGTCATGGACCGCGGCCGCCTCGTCCAGGCGGGCCCGGTGCACGAGATCGTCGGTTCCGGCGACACCCTGCTCGTGGGCACGGGCACGCCGGTGGACGAGCCCGTCGTCGAGAAGGTGGGCGCGCTGCCCGGGGTGGCCTCGGCGGTCCGCACGGACGAGGGACTTCTCGTCCGCCTCGACACCGACGGCAGCGCCGGGCGGCTGGTCGTGGAGCTCGTACGGCTCGAAGTGCCCGTGGAGTCGGTGGGACCGCACCGCCGGCTTGAAGACGCCTTCCTCACCCTGATCGGAGGTGCCGCATGAGCACGCTCGTCGAGCGGACCGAGACGGCCGACGGATACCGCGCGCGGCGGACGCTGCCGCTGCGGGTCGAGTTCGTCCGGCAGCTGAAGCGGCGCCGCACTCTCGTCATGGGCGCGATCCTCGCCGTGCTGCCGTTCGTGCTGGTCGCCGCCTTCGCGATCGGCGGCGAACCCGGCGCACGCAACGGGCGGGTGACGCTGATGGACACGGCCACCGCGTCCGGCGGGAACTTCGCCGCGGTGAACCTGTTCGTGTCCGCGGGCTTCCTCCTGGTGATCCCGGTCGCGCTGTTCTGCGGTGACACGATCGCCTCCGAGGCGAGCTGGTCGTCGCTGCGCTATCTGCTGGCGGCCCCGGTGCCCCGGGCCCGGCTCCTGTGGTCCAAGCTCGTCGTCGCGCTCGGGATGAGCCTTGCGGCGATGGTGCTGCTGCCGGTCGTGGCGCTGGCGGTGGGCACGGCCGCGTACGGGTGGGGCCCGCTGGAGATTCCCACCGGCGGCACCCTGCCCGCGGGCACGGCGGCCCAGCGTCTGCTCGTCGTGGTGGCGTACATCTTCGCGTCCCAACTGGTCACCGCGGGGCTGGCGTTCTGGCTGTCGACCAAGACCGACGCCCCGCTGGGCGCGGTCGGCGGCGCGGTCGGCCTGACCATCGTGGGGAACGTGCTGGACGCGGTCACCGCCCTCGGCGACTGGCGCGACTTCCTGCCCGCGCACTGGCAGTTCGCCTGGGCCGACGCCGTACAGCCGCAACTGGAGTGGAGCGGCATGATCCAGGGCACGGCGATCTCCCTGACGTACGCCCTGGTGCTGTTCGCGCTGGCCTTCCGGGGTTTCGCCCGCAAGGACGTGGTGTCGTAGGTCGACGGAGGATCACCCACCGGTCTCGACGAGCCTTGCCCGCGCCCTCTTCGAGACCCATCCCCAACGCTCCGTAGCGCACGTTCCCGCCGCGGCCCGCACGGACGAGGGAGCGACGCCGAAGACGGCGGCTTCGTAGCGCGCCGCGGGCGCTCACCGCGGCGGACGGTCTGCTGCTGACGGGTTGTGTGCCGTGCCGGAGCGGAGACCCCGCACGGCACGCAGCGGACCGGCTTCCCACGCAGCGCGTCCGGCCGGTGCCCGTACGCCGACCATGCCGCGGCCACCGGCCGAGCGCCGGCCCCACCTCCGTGACGAGGCCGGGCGCTCGGTCGGCCACTCCTCCCATCGGGCCTTGCTGCCTGGCCTCTTCTGCGCCGGCCTGCCCACGGTCACTGGCCTCCCGAGGGCTGCCCGCAACAGTCGCCGCCTGCCGCAGTGCGGTCCGCGCCTCCGGTATGACTAAAGGGCATATAAAACATTTAGTCGCACTCAGCCCGATCTGCCGGGAATGAAGTGGTAAGTGAGCCCTGTGTTATCGTCTGTGACTGTCCGAGCACGGTCCGTAAGGGATCCGGGCGCGCGAAGAAATCGGAGAAGTGATGAGCAAGCTCAAGAAGGTCGCGGCCGTAGCGGTCATGGTCGGTGGCATGGCTCTCGGTGGCGGGGTCGCCAACGCAGCCGGCGGCCACGGGTACGACGACCCGGCTGACGTCATCATCGGCAACCTGCAGCCTGTGAACTGCCACCAGGACTTCGAGGGTGGCCTCGCGTTCGCGCCCGTTCAGCTCGCGTCCACCGAGGGCAACTCCCAGAACATCGGCAACTTCTGCACGGTGGTCGGTCCCGTCGAGGACTGATTCCAGGGTGCTGGGAAGAGCTGGTC from Streptomyces avermitilis MA-4680 = NBRC 14893 includes the following:
- the iolD gene encoding 3D-(3,5/4)-trihydroxycyclohexane-1,2-dione acylhydrolase (decyclizing), which codes for MTSTTRLTVAQALVRFLAAQYTERDGIRQRLIGATWGIFGHGNVAGIGQALVEYADDMPYHQGRNEQAMVHAAVGYARQSNRLSTHAVTTSIGPGATNLVTGAALATVNHLPVLLLPGDTFATRPADPVLQQLEVPYAGDVSVNDCLRPVSRYFDRVTRPEALIPAALQAMRVLTDPVETGAVTLALPQDVQAEAYDWPEEFFAERTWTVRRPGADPTELAEAVRAIRVARRPLLVAGGGVHHSRAEEALAEFAEATRIPVASTQAGKGSLRWDHPQDVGGVGHTGTATADELARTADLVIGVGTRYTDFTTASHTLFTGDGVRFLNLNIAPFDGHKLSGLPLIADARSGLQELTEALLMHEHRVPPAYVSEYTEDKERWEYRVDAAFEAEDPDIRPTQPQVLGALDELVDESDIVLNAAGSLPGDLHKLWRTRSRDQYHLEYGYSCMGYEIPAAIGVRLAAPDRPVWALVGDGTYLMMPTEIVTAVQEGIAIKVLLIQNHGYASIGGLSESVGGERFGTAYRYRSEDGQYTGAPLPVDLAANAASLGMRVLRAKTVRDLRAALAEARAADTPTCVYVETKTADTVSGAPPAQAWWDVPVAETATRSSAVKARELYERHVSTRRRHL
- a CDS encoding ABC transporter permease encodes the protein MSTLVERTETADGYRARRTLPLRVEFVRQLKRRRTLVMGAILAVLPFVLVAAFAIGGEPGARNGRVTLMDTATASGGNFAAVNLFVSAGFLLVIPVALFCGDTIASEASWSSLRYLLAAPVPRARLLWSKLVVALGMSLAAMVLLPVVALAVGTAAYGWGPLEIPTGGTLPAGTAAQRLLVVVAYIFASQLVTAGLAFWLSTKTDAPLGAVGGAVGLTIVGNVLDAVTALGDWRDFLPAHWQFAWADAVQPQLEWSGMIQGTAISLTYALVLFALAFRGFARKDVVS
- the mmsA gene encoding CoA-acylating methylmalonate-semialdehyde dehydrogenase produces the protein MTKIVNHWIGGKTVEGASGTYGPVTDPATGAVTTKVAFATVDEVDAAVAAAKDAYATWGQSSLAKRSTILFKFRALLDANRDAIAELITAEHGKVHSDALGEVARGLEIVDLACGITVQLKGELSTEVASRVDVSSIRQPLGVVAGITPFNFPAMVPMWMFPLAIACGNTFVLKPSEKDPSAALKLAELLAEAGLPDGVFNVVHGDKVAVDRLLEHPDVKAVSFVGSTPIARYIHTTASAKGKRVQALGGAKNHMLVLPDADLDAAADAAVSAAYGSAGERCMAISAVVAVGAIGDELVEKIRERAEKIKIGPGNDPASEMGPLITKAHRDKVASYVAGAAAQGSEVVLDGTGHTVDGFEDGHWIGLSLLDKVPTSADAYRDEIFGPVLCVLRVDSYEEGLALINDSPFGNGTAIFTRDGGAARRFQLEVEAGMVGVNVPIPVPVGYHSFGGWKDSLFGDHHIYGNDGTHFYTRGKVVTTRWPDPSEAPAGVDLGFPRNH
- a CDS encoding alpha/beta fold hydrolase produces the protein MDLRLPAFRRPRRLVAAVAAVVVLAGAGTWTAVASDEAPPVHRTDRAMAMGDGVKINTSYFTAGSGRRPAVLLAHGFGGSKADVRDQAQKLARDGYAVLTWSARGFGGSTGKIGLNDPKAEVADVSKLIDWLARRPEVQLDKSGDPRVGAAGDSYGGAVSLLAAGYDDRVDAIAPAITYWNMADALFPNGVFKKLWAGLFINSGGGCDKFEAQLCAMYNRVAESGKPDAQARALLDVRSPSAVGKRIKVPTLLVQGQSDSLFSLGQADAAARAIRANGAPVDVDWIAGGHDGGNMETNRVQARVGAWFDRYLKDEKGVDTGPAFRVTRTGGVNSTDGTAQLRGASGETYPGLRSGRRTIALSGREQNFANPAGANPPALSALPGLGGSGGLSQLSSLGIGASLDFPGQFARFDSAPVTRDLRISGSPTATVHVKSTSEDTVLFGKVYDVGPGGTQKVLPSQLVTPIRVEGAKEGKDVTLSLPAIDHEVRSGHRLRLVLASTDLGYASPTAPATYTVSLKGDLLVPTAPGVTTAAAPLPAWVWWLPLAGVVVALALLLSGRRRTATPAPDPALAEVPLEITDLSKRYAKSADRYAVRDLSFRVEKGQVLGLLGPNGAGKTTTLRMLMGLIKPDAGEIHVFGHAIRPGAPVLSRVGSFVEGAGFLPHLSGRENLELYWQATGRPSEDAHLDEALQIAGLGDALARAVRTYSQGMRQRLAIAQAMLGLPDLLILDEPTNGLDPPQIREMREVMIRYAAAGRTVIVSSHLLAEVEQSCTHLVVMDRGRLVQAGPVHEIVGSGDTLLVGTGTPVDEPVVEKVGALPGVASAVRTDEGLLVRLDTDGSAGRLVVELVRLEVPVESVGPHRRLEDAFLTLIGGAA
- a CDS encoding APC family permease, encoding MTDTLRPAETPVLDAGPLTSDGPQKLKRSIGIVGGTLLTLSCVTPASTLFVVVPDLFGSLGTATALTIAIGSLLCIAVAFCYSELGTLIPSAGGEYAMVSTMAGRLAGWLVFVLSLLVVMIVPPVIAMGTADYLAPIVHLDPAVAGAGVMLLATLAGLLDLRANAWITGVFLVLEVIAAAVVAVLGFAHSERGAGSLVSMQVAGSGGHTDTVTGMLVVSGLAIALFVTQGFSTAVYLSEELENPRRNVARTVLATLAISTVIILVPVVAITMGASDLSTLTGGDISSMVTAWSNSAVGTFVSLCVALAIINAGIVMVIQNSRVLFASARDKAWPEPVNHGLAKLGRFGSPWVATLAVGVPGALLCFVNLDTLYGVTGVSVTGMYLLVAVAALLARRGSHAHTPAWRMPLWPAMPVLLIVVLAYILSQQETGYLLWTGGITAVATLYWAFYLRPRRDTRWLVSIPEDTQE